In bacterium, a single genomic region encodes these proteins:
- a CDS encoding GNAT family N-acetyltransferase, translating into MSDRNRTAPSTALKIRPLTPDRWHDLEALFGERGACGGCWCMWWKLTRSQFARQQGPGNRRAFRRLVTSGEPPGLLAYHRGTPVGWCAVAPREAYPALERSRVLGRIDDQAVWSVVCFFVARPFRRQGLTVALLRAAIAYAKRRGAALVEGYPVAPRSGKMPDAFAYTGLVPAFREAGFVEVSRRSPTRPIMRCALSG; encoded by the coding sequence ATGAGCGACCGGAACCGCACCGCCCCCAGCACAGCCCTGAAGATTCGGCCGCTGACCCCGGATCGATGGCACGACCTTGAGGCGCTGTTCGGGGAACGGGGGGCGTGTGGCGGCTGCTGGTGCATGTGGTGGAAGCTCACGCGGTCCCAGTTCGCGCGGCAGCAGGGGCCGGGAAACCGGCGGGCGTTTCGAAGGCTCGTGACCTCCGGGGAGCCCCCGGGGCTCCTCGCGTACCACCGGGGCACCCCCGTGGGGTGGTGCGCGGTGGCCCCGCGCGAAGCCTACCCCGCCCTGGAGCGATCCCGCGTGCTCGGGCGCATCGACGATCAGGCCGTGTGGTCGGTGGTGTGCTTCTTCGTCGCGAGGCCGTTCAGGCGGCAAGGCCTGACGGTCGCGCTGCTCCGGGCGGCGATCGCGTACGCGAAGCGCCGAGGCGCGGCGCTCGTCGAGGGGTATCCCGTCGCGCCGCGGAGCGGGAAGATGCCCGACGCCTTCGCGTACACCGGCCTCGTGCCGGCGTTCCGCGAGGCGGGGTTCGTCGAAGTCTCGCGTCGGTCGCCGACCCGGCCGATCATGCGGTGCGCGCTCTCCGGATAA
- a CDS encoding Gfo/Idh/MocA family oxidoreductase — MTIKVGILGAGYIGGVHARNLKRDERADLVGIADIRPEAAQRLAAEVGTRPLPDLDALLHEGAQAVYVTTPNAHHVDPVVQALGAGVHVFSEKPMATTLEGARQIAGAAAKSRGRYQLGFNRRWAPAYAYVRELITAGELRPTMAHIKMNRGELQNPPWVSTTALTGGFLYESTIHLLDMCRFLLGDVAAVLCQARTTAYQEPDGFAAILRCASGALVTFHSCAHATWIFPFERIELFGPHQAAVTEEMERVSVSPGLGREITTRNYFQLPVEEKWGYRLEDRRFLDAIVDGRPPAVTAEDGLRATELVEACYRSARAGAEVGLPLG; from the coding sequence ATGACGATCAAGGTGGGCATCCTCGGGGCGGGGTACATCGGCGGGGTGCATGCACGCAACCTGAAGCGGGACGAACGCGCCGACCTGGTGGGGATCGCCGACATCCGCCCCGAGGCGGCGCAGCGCCTCGCCGCCGAGGTCGGTACCCGTCCGCTGCCGGACCTCGATGCCCTCCTCCACGAGGGGGCGCAGGCCGTCTACGTCACGACGCCCAACGCCCACCACGTCGATCCGGTCGTGCAGGCGCTCGGCGCCGGGGTGCACGTCTTCAGCGAGAAGCCGATGGCGACGACGCTGGAGGGGGCGCGGCAGATCGCCGGCGCCGCGGCGAAGAGCCGGGGGCGCTACCAGCTGGGGTTCAACCGGCGATGGGCGCCCGCCTACGCGTACGTCCGCGAGCTGATCACCGCGGGAGAGCTGCGCCCGACGATGGCGCACATCAAGATGAACCGCGGGGAGCTCCAGAACCCGCCGTGGGTGAGCACGACCGCCCTGACCGGCGGGTTCCTGTACGAGTCGACGATCCACCTCCTCGACATGTGCCGGTTTCTCCTGGGGGACGTCGCCGCGGTCCTCTGCCAGGCGCGGACCACCGCCTACCAGGAGCCCGATGGGTTCGCGGCGATCCTCCGCTGCGCCTCGGGGGCGCTGGTGACCTTTCACTCCTGCGCGCACGCCACCTGGATCTTTCCGTTCGAGCGGATCGAGCTCTTCGGACCGCACCAGGCGGCGGTCACCGAGGAGATGGAACGGGTGAGCGTGAGCCCCGGGCTGGGGCGCGAGATCACGACCCGCAACTACTTCCAGCTGCCGGTGGAGGAGAAGTGGGGGTACCGGCTCGAGGATCGGCGGTTCCTGGACGCGATCGTCGACGGCCGGCCCCCGGCGGTGACCGCGGAGGACGGCCTGCGGGCCACCGAGCTCGTGGAGGCCTGCTACCGCAGCGCCCGGGCGGGGGCGGAGGTGGGCCTCCCCCTTGGCTGA
- the iolN gene encoding 3-dehydro-scyllo-inosose hydrolase: MDKRTGVYLQNMTGHEVEARLKKNDVLLVPLGATEAHGAHAPLGEDVFLVCRMAEEVAARTGCTVAQPVWYGSHPYHHLGMPGTVVIPEEVFTGYVRAMIAGFWNMGFRKQILLNGHGQEYVIPTAMHQFAKRYRVPSLLLLVNWYHPIRDHFKLKRDGGTYETSFIHADEVETSWSLALFPELLDMRYAPDNKLVGFLPGDHVDKAGNLLNRPINWYSQVGAGPIEVKAYIEGVVGRSSIARAEKAMGGVPQLLDYLERLVNDVHKAFPPGKLPPISMTTERDPKELEAVLKGPRKGGKSIYSLGYPP, translated from the coding sequence ATGGATAAGCGGACCGGCGTGTACCTGCAGAACATGACCGGGCACGAGGTCGAGGCGCGGTTGAAGAAGAACGACGTCCTGCTCGTCCCGCTCGGCGCGACCGAGGCGCACGGGGCCCACGCGCCGCTCGGCGAGGACGTCTTCCTGGTCTGCCGGATGGCGGAGGAGGTCGCCGCCCGGACCGGGTGCACCGTGGCCCAGCCGGTGTGGTACGGGTCGCACCCCTACCACCACCTGGGGATGCCGGGGACCGTAGTGATCCCGGAGGAAGTATTCACCGGGTACGTGCGGGCGATGATCGCGGGATTCTGGAACATGGGGTTCCGCAAGCAGATCCTGCTCAACGGCCACGGCCAGGAGTACGTGATCCCGACGGCGATGCACCAGTTCGCCAAGCGCTACCGGGTGCCGAGCCTGCTGCTGCTGGTGAACTGGTACCATCCGATCCGGGATCACTTCAAGCTCAAGCGCGACGGCGGGACGTACGAGACCTCGTTCATCCACGCGGACGAGGTGGAGACCTCCTGGTCGCTCGCGCTGTTCCCCGAACTGCTCGACATGAGGTACGCGCCGGATAACAAGCTCGTCGGCTTCCTGCCGGGGGACCACGTCGACAAGGCCGGCAACCTCCTCAACCGGCCGATCAACTGGTACAGCCAGGTGGGGGCAGGCCCGATCGAGGTCAAGGCGTACATCGAAGGGGTGGTGGGGCGCAGCAGCATCGCCCGGGCGGAGAAGGCGATGGGAGGCGTGCCGCAGCTCCTCGACTACCTGGAGCGGTTGGTCAACGATGTTCACAAGGCGTTCCCGCCCGGCAAGCTGCCTCCGATCTCGATGACCACGGAGCGCGACCCCAAGGAACTGGAAGCGGTGCTCAAAGGGCCGAGAAAGGGCGGCAAGAGCATCTACAGCCTCGGCTACCCCCCGTAG
- a CDS encoding zinc-dependent alcohol dehydrogenase family protein, whose product MRATIFNGPGNIELGERPDPQIQEPTDAVVRVVLGCVCGSDLWYYRGESPHALGPIGHEFIGVVEQIGTDVHGIKKGALVVAPFTYCDGTCANCRAGWPSNCIHGGSFGNHGIDGGQGEAVRVPLADATLVSVPGSDHSDETMVSLVTLSDVMCTGHHAAVSAGVKNGDTVAIVGDGAVGLCAVIAAKRLGAERIIALSRNPARQELARSFGATDILAERGDEATEKILQMTDGIGVDAALECVGTGQSMATAFSIARVGSIVGAIGAPHGVEVPIETVIFRNIGLRGGVSPVRRYIPELLDDVLEGRLNPGRVFDFATDLNGIVEAYTAMNERRAVKSLLRIGTI is encoded by the coding sequence ATGCGAGCAACGATCTTCAACGGACCAGGGAACATCGAACTTGGCGAGCGACCTGATCCCCAAATCCAAGAACCGACCGACGCCGTGGTTCGCGTCGTGCTCGGGTGTGTCTGTGGCTCCGATCTGTGGTACTACCGTGGCGAGTCCCCGCACGCACTGGGTCCCATCGGTCACGAGTTCATCGGCGTGGTCGAACAGATCGGAACAGACGTACACGGCATCAAGAAGGGCGCCCTGGTTGTGGCCCCCTTCACATACTGCGACGGCACCTGCGCGAACTGTCGTGCGGGCTGGCCGTCCAACTGCATCCACGGTGGCTCGTTCGGAAATCACGGGATCGACGGCGGACAGGGTGAAGCCGTGCGCGTGCCTCTCGCCGACGCCACCCTGGTCAGTGTTCCCGGCTCGGACCACTCAGACGAGACAATGGTCTCCCTGGTTACGCTCTCCGACGTGATGTGCACAGGTCACCACGCGGCGGTAAGCGCCGGTGTGAAGAATGGCGACACGGTCGCCATCGTCGGCGACGGGGCAGTTGGCCTGTGCGCCGTGATCGCCGCCAAGCGCCTCGGTGCCGAGCGCATCATCGCTTTGAGCCGCAACCCCGCTCGCCAAGAGCTTGCCCGGTCATTCGGCGCGACCGACATCCTCGCTGAGCGCGGCGATGAGGCAACCGAGAAAATCCTCCAGATGACCGATGGCATCGGCGTGGACGCTGCGCTCGAATGCGTCGGCACTGGACAGTCCATGGCCACGGCGTTCAGCATTGCCCGAGTCGGCTCGATTGTCGGTGCTATTGGTGCCCCACACGGCGTCGAGGTGCCGATCGAGACCGTTATTTTCCGCAACATCGGATTGCGCGGCGGCGTATCGCCCGTGCGGCGATACATCCCCGAACTGCTGGACGACGTTCTCGAAGGCCGCCTCAACCCGGGGCGAGTATTTGACTTTGCCACCGATCTCAACGGCATCGTCGAGGCCTATACCGCCATGAACGAGCGGCGCGCGGTCAAATCCCTCCTGCGAATCGGAACGATCTAG
- a CDS encoding D-glycerate dehydrogenase produces MTKPRIYITRPLPEGPMRILDRAVEYRMWEREAEPVPRETLLREIVDVEGVICLITEKMDAEVIERAHRCRVIAQVAVGYDNIDVASATRKGIFVTNTPGVLTDTTADMAWAILMATARRVVEGDKFTRSGRWKTWELMGFTGQDVYGATLGIVGLGRIGVAIARRAKGFAMPILYHNRKRVDAALEAELGARYLPLEDLLRQSDFVMISTALTAETRHLIGEAQLALMKPTAALVNIARGPIVDQRALYRALVDRKLWAAGLDVFEAEPVPMTEPLLKLDNVVIPPHLGSASIATRVKMATIAAENLVVGVTGNVPPNVVNPEAQEHR; encoded by the coding sequence ATGACCAAGCCGCGGATCTATATCACACGACCGCTGCCGGAGGGGCCGATGCGGATCCTGGACCGGGCGGTCGAGTACCGCATGTGGGAGCGGGAAGCCGAGCCGGTGCCGCGCGAGACCCTGCTGCGGGAGATCGTCGATGTCGAAGGCGTGATCTGCCTGATCACCGAGAAGATGGACGCCGAGGTGATCGAGCGGGCGCACCGCTGCCGGGTGATCGCGCAGGTGGCGGTCGGGTACGACAACATCGATGTGGCGAGCGCGACCCGGAAGGGCATCTTCGTGACGAACACCCCCGGGGTCCTCACCGACACGACCGCGGACATGGCCTGGGCGATCCTGATGGCGACCGCGCGCCGGGTGGTGGAAGGGGACAAGTTCACGCGGTCGGGGCGCTGGAAGACGTGGGAGCTGATGGGCTTCACCGGTCAGGACGTTTACGGCGCGACGCTCGGCATCGTCGGCCTGGGGCGGATCGGCGTCGCCATCGCCCGGCGCGCCAAAGGGTTCGCCATGCCGATCCTCTACCACAACCGCAAGCGGGTCGACGCCGCCCTCGAGGCTGAGCTGGGGGCCCGCTACCTGCCCCTGGAGGACCTGCTCCGGCAGTCGGACTTCGTCATGATCAGCACCGCGCTGACCGCCGAAACGCGTCACCTGATCGGCGAGGCGCAGCTGGCGCTGATGAAACCCACCGCGGCGCTGGTGAACATCGCCCGCGGACCAATCGTGGACCAGCGCGCCCTCTACCGGGCGTTGGTGGACCGCAAGCTCTGGGCCGCCGGGCTCGATGTCTTCGAGGCCGAGCCGGTGCCGATGACCGAGCCGCTGCTCAAGCTGGACAACGTCGTCATCCCGCCGCACCTCGGGAGCGCCAGCATCGCGACGCGTGTCAAGATGGCGACGATCGCGGCGGAGAACTTGGTGGTGGGCGTGACCGGGAACGTGCCGCCCAACGTCGTGAACCCCGAGGCCCAGGAGCACCGCTAA
- a CDS encoding (2Fe-2S)-binding protein: protein MFATYDERTTVMYSPGEGKTDLRLTHGVRRGQKITMFLNDRPVTAYLGESVAAALMAEGHIAFRRTARRGDFRGLFCGMGICYDCLVVIDGEPGRRACMIEVRDGMHVKLQQGWDEVGHVEATQRRSHGGGSTEIG, encoded by the coding sequence GTGTTCGCGACGTACGACGAAAGGACAACCGTGATGTATTCACCCGGTGAAGGCAAAACGGACCTGCGCTTGACGCACGGTGTGCGACGGGGGCAAAAGATCACCATGTTCTTGAATGACCGGCCCGTCACCGCCTACCTGGGTGAATCTGTGGCCGCCGCGCTGATGGCGGAGGGGCATATTGCGTTTCGACGAACGGCTCGACGCGGCGATTTCCGAGGGCTGTTTTGCGGCATGGGCATTTGCTACGACTGCCTGGTGGTGATCGATGGCGAACCGGGGCGCAGGGCCTGCATGATTGAGGTTCGCGATGGTATGCACGTGAAGCTTCAGCAGGGATGGGACGAGGTCGGGCACGTTGAGGCGACCCAACGCCGCTCGCACGGCGGAGGCTCCACAGAGATTGGGTAA
- the mraZ gene encoding division/cell wall cluster transcriptional repressor MraZ: protein MGVHRDEWGRGWAADRMFRGEAEYALDEKGRVVIPPNFRSVMGERVIATRGASDPCIWVYSQTEWPSVEEKLRALPFRFRDFARMMRASADCDVDRQGRISLPSPLRKYARIARAVTIIGMGNRLEIWSTPVWQARLNRIVKAPQALAKQIEELNL, encoded by the coding sequence GTGGGAGTTCATAGGGACGAGTGGGGAAGAGGATGGGCGGCAGACCGGATGTTCAGGGGAGAAGCGGAATACGCTCTGGACGAGAAAGGGCGGGTGGTGATCCCGCCCAATTTCCGTTCGGTGATGGGGGAGCGCGTGATCGCGACGCGCGGGGCGTCCGACCCCTGCATCTGGGTGTACTCGCAAACCGAATGGCCCTCGGTGGAGGAAAAACTCCGCGCCCTGCCGTTTCGCTTTCGGGACTTCGCCCGGATGATGCGCGCCAGCGCGGACTGTGATGTGGACCGGCAGGGTCGGATCTCGCTCCCGTCGCCCCTCCGCAAGTACGCCCGCATCGCTCGCGCCGTGACGATCATCGGGATGGGCAACCGGTTGGAGATCTGGAGCACGCCGGTCTGGCAGGCCAGACTCAACAGGATCGTGAAGGCACCGCAGGCGCTGGCCAAGCAGATCGAGGAACTGAACCTGTAA
- a CDS encoding sugar phosphate isomerase/epimerase family protein produces the protein MKLAYTISASPTRFAAVAQGRDLAASIRHLAEVGFAGVELAIRDPAQVALGEIVEATARAGVIVPAIGTGQAYLEEGLSLAAADPAVRDGAAARLEAHLNGAERLGALVIVGLIHGPIPPEADRARATEWLLAGLGRVARAARPHGVRIVIEPVNRYESNWLNTVGEVMDLLERLGEDNVGVLPDTFHMNIEEADLREALRRARPRLWHVHVADSNRRAPGSGHLDFAGVVAELAAAGYNAAVSAEIIQDPTFEVAAAQTFRTMAPLVPRRSPPPRSGTQGRPRGSEK, from the coding sequence ATGAAGCTCGCCTACACGATCTCCGCGTCTCCGACCCGCTTCGCCGCGGTGGCGCAGGGGCGGGATCTCGCCGCGTCGATCCGCCACCTGGCCGAGGTGGGCTTCGCGGGGGTGGAGCTCGCGATCCGCGATCCCGCCCAGGTGGCCCTGGGGGAGATCGTGGAGGCCACCGCGCGCGCCGGCGTGATCGTGCCGGCGATCGGCACCGGGCAGGCCTACCTCGAGGAGGGGCTCTCGCTCGCCGCCGCGGATCCGGCGGTGCGGGACGGGGCGGCGGCGCGCCTGGAAGCCCACCTGAATGGGGCGGAACGGCTGGGGGCGCTCGTGATCGTCGGGCTGATCCACGGACCCATCCCCCCCGAGGCGGACCGTGCTCGGGCGACGGAGTGGCTGCTGGCCGGCCTGGGGCGCGTGGCGCGGGCGGCGAGGCCGCACGGGGTCCGGATCGTGATCGAACCGGTGAACCGGTACGAGAGCAACTGGCTCAACACGGTCGGCGAGGTGATGGACCTGCTCGAGCGGCTGGGCGAGGACAACGTCGGGGTGCTGCCGGATACCTTTCACATGAACATCGAGGAGGCGGATCTCCGGGAGGCGCTGCGTCGGGCCCGCCCCCGTCTCTGGCACGTGCACGTCGCCGACAGCAACCGGCGGGCCCCGGGGAGCGGCCACCTCGACTTCGCCGGGGTGGTGGCCGAGTTGGCCGCTGCGGGCTATAACGCGGCGGTGTCCGCGGAAATCATCCAGGACCCGACCTTCGAGGTCGCGGCCGCGCAGACGTTCAGGACGATGGCGCCGCTCGTGCCCCGCCGCTCGCCGCCGCCGCGGTCGGGAACGCAGGGAAGGCCGCGCGGATCCGAGAAGTAA
- a CDS encoding HAD family hydrolase, which translates to MAEPVRYRVLVTDIDGTLVPESKVVPPGVVAAIAAARARGVRICLATGRQPRSAKRFVDAVGADSPTIVYNGGLLYDYPSARALWARPLPLPDARRVLPVLKGFPETSPLMYIFNKVFAERRTPFVDLYSGRDALEVEITPDFSTLLTEPPMKFLVVGHRPDLDRLSRTLAALPGPPINQVFSQSDYLEILPPGIDKGVALRELAETVGVPLAQIVAVGDAMNDLGMLEMAGLGVAVEGSPAPLLAAAGATCPRPEQEGLRVLIERLFL; encoded by the coding sequence TTGGCTGAGCCCGTGCGGTACCGAGTGCTGGTGACGGACATCGACGGCACGCTCGTCCCCGAGTCAAAGGTCGTGCCGCCCGGGGTGGTCGCCGCGATCGCCGCGGCGCGCGCCCGGGGGGTGCGGATCTGCCTGGCCACCGGCCGGCAGCCGCGATCGGCCAAGCGGTTCGTGGACGCCGTCGGCGCGGACTCCCCCACCATCGTGTACAACGGCGGGCTCCTCTACGACTATCCCTCCGCCCGCGCCCTGTGGGCCCGGCCGCTCCCCCTGCCGGACGCCCGCCGGGTGCTGCCGGTGCTCAAGGGGTTCCCGGAGACCTCGCCGCTCATGTACATCTTCAACAAGGTGTTCGCGGAGCGGCGGACGCCGTTCGTCGATCTCTACTCCGGGCGGGACGCGCTCGAGGTGGAGATCACCCCCGACTTCTCGACGCTCCTGACGGAGCCGCCGATGAAGTTCCTCGTCGTCGGCCACCGCCCCGACCTCGACCGGCTCAGCCGGACGCTCGCGGCGCTTCCCGGACCGCCGATCAACCAAGTGTTCTCGCAGTCGGATTATCTGGAAATCCTCCCCCCCGGCATCGACAAGGGCGTGGCGCTGCGGGAGCTGGCCGAGACCGTCGGCGTCCCGCTGGCGCAGATCGTCGCCGTAGGGGACGCGATGAACGACCTCGGGATGCTGGAGATGGCGGGGCTGGGGGTGGCGGTGGAGGGCAGCCCCGCGCCGCTGCTCGCCGCGGCGGGGGCCACCTGCCCTCGGCCGGAGCAGGAAGGACTGCGCGTCCTTATTGAACGGCTGTTTCTTTAG
- a CDS encoding dihydrofolate reductase family protein has protein sequence MSKVFVNIALSLDGYMAPEGMTIENWDKPEYKNWGAKWGALMAWIVNQQYFRENLKLGPGGETGPVNDLLRSTTERIGANIMGKRMFDQGERAWPEEAPFHTPVYVLTHEKREPWARPGGTTFYFINDGPERALELARESAGSRDIRIAGGADVIQQYLNLGVVDELEIALAPVLFGGGRRLFENLREPGPQFRIDKVLDGPAATHLRYVRQ, from the coding sequence ATGAGTAAAGTATTCGTCAACATTGCGCTTAGCCTCGATGGCTACATGGCACCGGAAGGAATGACCATCGAGAATTGGGACAAGCCTGAGTACAAGAACTGGGGCGCCAAGTGGGGTGCGCTGATGGCCTGGATCGTCAACCAACAGTACTTCCGCGAGAACCTCAAGCTCGGACCAGGGGGAGAGACCGGCCCGGTCAATGACCTGCTTCGCAGCACCACGGAGCGCATCGGTGCCAACATTATGGGCAAGCGAATGTTCGACCAAGGCGAGCGTGCCTGGCCAGAGGAGGCTCCGTTTCACACACCGGTATACGTTCTTACCCATGAGAAACGCGAACCCTGGGCGCGCCCCGGTGGGACGACCTTTTACTTCATCAATGACGGGCCGGAGCGTGCCTTAGAGCTGGCTCGGGAATCGGCAGGCAGTCGTGATATTCGTATCGCGGGTGGAGCGGATGTGATCCAGCAGTACCTGAACCTGGGTGTCGTTGACGAGCTGGAAATCGCCTTGGCACCCGTGTTGTTCGGCGGTGGTCGGCGTCTCTTCGAGAACCTACGCGAGCCCGGGCCGCAGTTTCGCATTGACAAGGTTCTTGATGGTCCAGCTGCCACACACTTGCGCTATGTGCGTCAGTGA
- a CDS encoding RidA family protein → MRSVTGIQRIRLAGLLPEPVSHYCDAVRAGDYLYISGVVAMDRNGRVVGKGDAARQAEQVFEHIGRVLTHVGADFSRVTSVLIHLTNMNDRAVINPVRIRIFGEHRPASTLVQVTALIHPDLRVEVTCTAYLGK, encoded by the coding sequence GTGCGATCCGTGACCGGCATCCAGCGCATCCGCCTGGCGGGGCTCCTCCCGGAACCCGTCAGCCACTACTGCGACGCGGTACGGGCCGGGGACTACCTATACATCTCCGGGGTGGTGGCGATGGACCGGAACGGCCGCGTGGTCGGGAAGGGCGACGCTGCGCGGCAGGCGGAACAGGTTTTCGAACACATCGGACGGGTGCTGACACACGTCGGTGCTGATTTCTCCCGGGTGACGAGCGTTCTGATCCACCTAACGAACATGAACGATCGCGCCGTCATCAACCCCGTTCGGATTCGGATCTTCGGCGAGCACCGACCGGCAAGCACGCTCGTCCAGGTGACGGCCCTGATCCATCCTGACCTCCGCGTGGAGGTCACGTGCACCGCGTACCTGGGGAAGTAG
- a CDS encoding DUF5317 family protein — MGIGWARGGSLRALGSVPLKNLPFLGIAVLLVLAARAASVPPVLARALLAAGDLGALIVLWRNRRLPWMPILFIGLALNTLVMLANGGRMPVTGQVLGLMALGSGDPWYTAAGRGTRWAFLGDVLPVRVGVLGAVVSVGDLLMAVGLAGFVARQMGREAIARGDGPHVIG; from the coding sequence TTGGGCATCGGGTGGGCGCGGGGTGGGAGCCTCCGCGCGCTCGGCAGCGTCCCCCTCAAGAACCTCCCGTTCCTCGGCATCGCCGTCCTCCTGGTGCTGGCCGCGCGTGCGGCCTCGGTGCCCCCGGTTCTGGCGCGCGCGTTGTTGGCGGCCGGCGATCTGGGAGCCCTCATCGTGCTCTGGCGAAATCGCCGCCTCCCCTGGATGCCCATCCTGTTCATTGGGCTCGCGCTGAACACGCTGGTGATGCTCGCCAACGGCGGGAGGATGCCGGTGACCGGTCAGGTGCTCGGCTTGATGGCGCTCGGCAGCGGCGATCCGTGGTACACGGCGGCCGGCCGGGGCACCCGGTGGGCCTTCCTCGGGGACGTGCTTCCCGTTCGGGTGGGCGTCCTGGGGGCGGTGGTCAGCGTGGGTGACCTCCTGATGGCGGTCGGGCTGGCCGGATTCGTCGCCCGGCAGATGGGGAGGGAAGCCATCGCTCGCGGGGACGGGCCGCACGTGATCGGTTAG
- a CDS encoding integrase core domain-containing protein yields MVLNQWSRRVLAWRLAATRDSRVTRTVLDAALRRRRPDADLIFHSDRGSEFQGTPVRTRLAASGVRQSMTRGGAPGENTHMESFHSLKAEVIHGRSFLMVADLRQQLRRLRFYNYPRLHSSLGYQSPLDYERRDA; encoded by the coding sequence GTGGTCCTGAATCAGTGGTCACGTCGGGTGCTGGCGTGGCGGCTCGCGGCGACCCGGGACTCACGCGTGACCCGGACCGTGCTGGACGCGGCGCTTCGACGACGACGACCCGACGCCGACCTGATCTTCCACAGCGACCGCGGTAGCGAGTTTCAGGGGACGCCGGTACGCACGCGCTTAGCGGCGAGCGGTGTGCGGCAGAGCATGACGCGGGGCGGCGCGCCCGGCGAGAACACCCACATGGAGTCCTTCCACTCACTCAAGGCTGAAGTGATCCACGGACGCTCGTTCCTGATGGTTGCCGATCTCCGCCAGCAGCTCCGTCGGTTGCGGTTCTACAACTACCCGCGACTGCATTCGTCGCTGGGCTATCAGTCGCCCCTTGACTATGAACGTCGAGACGCGTAG
- a CDS encoding TIM barrel protein translates to MQESWHRYLRLGIVHFMAFPAVMRGEGPYVETVRQIAGDEFFTAIELGWVHDDRARAEAAAVLRESHLGVGFGAQSALLTTKGNLNALDDGDRQKAVALVRQCVDQAAQLGAARVAVLSGPYPGPSDEAKATRSLVESLLDLSAYGRGKGIAITLETFDRTIEKKALAGPTTLCVEISEAVRRDFPDFGLMLDLSHIPLVGEGIRECLTLGREHLVHAHIGNCVMRDRAHPAYGDQHPRFGIEGGENDTPQVVEFLRCLFEIGFLGGKGRPFLSFEVKPLAGETSEAVIAGTKRVFADAWAQV, encoded by the coding sequence ATGCAGGAATCCTGGCACCGCTATCTCCGTCTGGGGATCGTGCACTTCATGGCATTCCCCGCGGTGATGCGGGGCGAGGGCCCGTACGTGGAGACGGTCCGGCAGATCGCCGGGGACGAGTTCTTCACCGCGATCGAGCTCGGCTGGGTGCACGACGACCGGGCCCGGGCGGAGGCGGCGGCGGTTCTGCGGGAGAGCCATCTCGGCGTCGGGTTCGGCGCGCAGTCGGCGCTGCTGACGACCAAGGGCAACCTGAACGCGCTCGACGACGGCGATCGCCAGAAGGCGGTGGCGCTGGTCCGGCAGTGCGTCGATCAGGCGGCCCAGCTGGGCGCCGCGCGGGTGGCGGTCCTGAGCGGCCCGTACCCGGGTCCGTCCGACGAGGCCAAGGCGACGCGAAGCCTGGTGGAGTCCCTGCTCGACCTCTCCGCGTACGGCCGGGGCAAGGGCATCGCGATCACGCTCGAGACCTTCGACCGGACGATCGAGAAGAAGGCGCTCGCCGGTCCCACCACGCTCTGCGTCGAGATCTCCGAGGCCGTGCGCCGCGACTTCCCCGATTTCGGCCTGATGCTGGACCTCAGCCACATCCCGCTGGTGGGGGAGGGAATCCGGGAGTGCCTGACCCTGGGGCGCGAGCACCTCGTGCACGCCCACATCGGCAACTGCGTGATGCGGGACCGCGCCCATCCCGCCTACGGCGATCAGCATCCCCGGTTCGGAATCGAGGGCGGGGAGAACGACACCCCGCAGGTGGTCGAGTTCCTGCGATGCCTCTTCGAGATCGGGTTCCTGGGAGGGAAGGGGCGCCCGTTTCTCAGCTTCGAGGTCAAACCCCTCGCCGGCGAGACTTCGGAAGCCGTGATCGCCGGCACCAAGCGCGTCTTCGCCGACGCGTGGGCACAAGTGTAA